The DNA window aaggcggACCTAGTGGTGCCGATGGGATAGGTGAGCATCCGTCTCTAGGTCAACTGGTCATCGGAGTACATGTCCATCCTGCTATcgaagtccaacaaggggtggcataggCACTGGTTCTACCTGAGGAACGACGCCGCCGTCCCCCTACTGATCTTCAACGGCCGCCTGATCGAGGAGGCGCCGGACATGTGGAACTATGGGCCCATCGTGAAGGAGCAGAAGAGGCTCGGCGACCTCCTCAAAGCCGTCATGACTCTGAAGGGCCATGGCCTTCGCGGGACCGGTGTCATCGGAGTGTACCACGTTAGGAGGCTGGTGAAAgccttagtttggttttggctaattgatgaaacctaattgGACTAACCTATTTGCTAAGTGTGTAGTTGTGAGAGGTTAGATCCAAGATCAAGTGAAGTGCTCGTCCACACTTCTTATGTGGTCGACAAGGCAATGGTGTGCTCGACCATGGTTCCTAGGTGGTGAGCAAGGCACTATGAGTGCTCGGCCGAAGATCTTTGGTGGTCGGCTATGATTTGGAGTGATTGGCCATGATCATTAAGCActccaacttgaaaagaagaaagagaaaaacaaaaatgggctcaaggcaaaggtataaccataggagccatttttggtttggtgatcaagacactatagagagtgtgatcacatttaggatcgatagctgtactattaagaggggagaatCTCGGTTAAtgcggttatcaagtgccactaggtgaattcatacatgcatttgcattaggacctagtgtgctaacataaTACCCtttaaaatgattgtgaaaattctAACTCACTCACACATATAGTGGAACACTTGTggagttagcacatttgcaaaggggtTGAAGAAATGTTAAAGTGGTGCTCACCGAGTAGCACCAGACACTGGCCCCGTGGgaccggatgcatccgatggCTAACCCTAGCCTCGGTCTCGCTGAAgaagaagcaccggacgctggccctgtgggactagacgtgtccggtggcatacCCTAGGTGAAGGGCCACTGTGCAGAAGCACTGGACGCTGCCCCTCAGGCGCTACCGGACACGACTCTGCCAAGCAAACTCAACGGCGCAAAaggcaccggacgctgggcgcgTCCGATCaaggcgaccggacatgtccggtcatcaaAAATGGGATTTGGAACCTCTCTGAGTTGCAGCAGACGCTGAGGCGTAGCGCATCCGGTTTgtacatcggacgcgtccgatgcgAACTCAGCAAGCGCACGTGAGTAGCCGTTGTGTGCCAACGGTAGTATTCAATTGGCTAGGACATGTGTCAACGGGCAATACACCGGACGCGTAggcaccggacgtgtctggtgctACCTGCAGCGCGTCCAGTGCACACGCAGTTAGCCCAATGAATTGGCCAATGGGTATGTTATTTGGAGGGGGTCTATAAATAGATGTTGGCCTGCTCTAGGGCAACACTCTTGGCATTTTGAAATACTTGACATCCCTTTGAGCTAAGCatactccctcccactcatctccttgcttgatagtgcaaatcaaagtgagattgagtgattccaagtgcatttgcttgtgtggttgcatctagtggcacttgtagATCGTTATGCtatggttttcttgttactcttggtggttgccgtcacctagacggcttggagcagcggaggagcattggcacgagtcggtgattgttcatggccatctcttggtgatttgtgaggggtattgcaCCTTCCCCGTTGAAGAAGTCATAAGGTAGCTCTAAtacattgctcgtgtcattgagttaccttcaCTTGTGGCtcggttcttgcggcgcccatttgttgggctaggtttgtgaaacacttattagccgccgaatcaccaagtgtgtggtcgacacaatggggatgtagtgtgccggcaagcacgtgaacctcgggagaaaatcattgtgtcaactttGTCTCCTTGGTTCATTTGGTATTCATATTGTGATCAATTGTCTCTTGCCGGCATTGGTAACTATATCTATCACTTGCATTACTTTCATATACTCTtgtgtagtgatagttgtagttcTTAGTATTTAATTCTTGCGTACTCACTTGTTTAGAGAGTAGCAACCTAGACATAGCATTGTGTGCCATAGAGATCATAATATACTAGAATtgcttggataggtggcttgcaacacttaGTAGAGCTAGTGCAAAAAGCTTTGCTTCTTAATTGTCTAATTAAGTTGCTCTAAGTgttttgtagaattttttattaggctattcacccccctctagccattaaggaccgttcaagtggtatcggagccatggtcaccaattgattaaggcttaacaacctttggtgtctaAAAGATGGCTCAAATCATGCTCAACCATGTTGCAACCAAACCACCGCAATTCGATGGCACAtcctatgattattggaagagaaagatgaaaatgCATTTAGGGTCAATTCATGAGAAGGTGTGGGATGTAACGGAAAATGACTTTGTAATTCTTGATCCCACAAGTCTAACCCCAAGAGAGCAAgaaaacaagcaatgcaatacaatggctctaaacaccatatacaatgcaatTGATCCAAAGGTGTTTGAGAAAATTAAAGATCTTGATAGAGCAAGTGAAGTTTGGACAAggttggaagaaacatatgaagGCACACCGGCGGTCaagagtgccaagctatacatcctaaaagataagttgacaagtttcaagatgaaggatgatgagagcatcccggagatgtttcataggcttcaagtaattgtaaatgacttgaagagcttgggtgagaaggtgaatgatgatgatgtctctcatcgattcttgatgtgtctacctccaagatttgaaacATTGAGGTtgatcatcataagaggaggattgaaagatataacccctaaccaagtactaggtgatgtcatgacacaagagatataccgtgtggaaagggagggggttgaccaagagaagggcaagaagaagaagagtgtggcttTCAAGGCCGGTACCTCATCCAAGAGCAAGGGCAAATCAAAGAAACAAgtgtcaagtgatgatgaggaaacaagtgacattgatgatgagttcttagctctctttgtgcgcaagtttggcaaattcatgaagaagggatatggtgcaagaaagagaagagatcaaaCCAAGAGCAAGgattatgtgagaagatgctacaaatgcaagagcaaggatcATATTGTtgtggattgtccctacaatagtgatgataatgaggaagagaagaagaaaggaaagaaggagaagaaagagaagaagttgTCCTTCACAAAGAAGAAGGGTGGCTCTTATGTTgtgacatgggatagtgatgcttctttggatgatgatgattctagtgatgatgagaagaagacatccaagaagaaggcacttgcaagtatcaccatcaacaacaagccctctctcttcgacactccatcaacatgcttcatggctaaggccactaaggtacaatgtaatgagagtgatagTAGTGatagtgagagtgatgatgaggagCACTCAAAGGAGGACCTCATGTACATGTTAGAACAAGCTCATACTtgttttgagatgaagagaaaggagtgcaaagaattgcacaagaaGCTTAaagctcttgagcaatcctttgatgagctcaatgctactcatgagggACTAATGGAAGTtcatgagaagcttagcaaagctaacaagaagcttgaaaaggctcactcctctcttctTGAACAAAACAAGGATAAgattgttgtaacatgtgacataggAGTAacttgtgatattattgatgaatctatccatgctcctatcattgttgctcccactaactctaCATGTAGCAcctccacttctacttcacctactagtgatggtctcacttgcgatacctcattaatggtggaaaatgtgaacctcaagaaggaggtcaatgagctcacacgtgctttaggcaatgcctatggcggtgatgcccgcttgctaaagtgcttgggtagccaatgcttctctcttaacaaagagggattaggctatacccccaagaagggcaaggcggcctttgtaactcccaaagctagctttgtaagGGGCAATAGTCAGTTTTGCCATAGTTGCAAGCAAGTAGGGCATATAGAGCAAcaatgcaagaacaagaaatcacatactaatgtatcctcaataaaatttgattcttgttatttgcttataaagggtaccaatggtgtgaaggctaagttcattggtgctcCCATTgttggcccaaagaagaaggcaatTTGGGTGCccaagagcttagtgactaaccttcaaggacccaagcaagtttgggtacctaaaagaaattgatttgcttttgtaggttaattataaagccaaaggaaggcattgggtgcttgatagtgggtgcactcaacatatgacatgagatgcaagaatgttcaattcaatcaattcaagtggcaatgatggttatgatagtatcacatttggtgacaatggtaaaggcaaggtcaaaggacttggtaagattgcaatatccaatgacttgagcatatcaaatgtcttgctagtagagagcttgaacttcaacatACTAtctgtagctcaattgtgtgatcttggatttaagtgcatatttggaatagatgatgtTGAGATCATTAGTGTAGATGTTTcgaatttgatcttcaaaggctttagatatgagaacctctatctagttgatttcaatgctagtgaaacaCAATTGacaacatgcttattcaccaaatcTAGCATGggatggttatggcatagaaggcttggtcatgttggaatgaaacaattgaatagattgattaagcatgatctagtaaaaggcttgaaagatgtggtatttgaaaaggacaaactttgtagttcttgtcaagccgacaaataAGTTGGTAACACCcaccctaagaaaagcatgatgagcactagcaaaccatttgagttattgcacatggatttatttagaccaaccacatacactagcattggtggaaataaatatggctttgtgatagtggatgactttacaagatatacatgggtattctttcttagtGACAAAAGTGATACATTTGctacattcaaatcttttgtcaagagatgtcacaatgaatttgaaaccacCATTAAGAAAGATAGAAGTGACAATGGCGGTGAGTTTAGAAACACTAGAGttgatgagctttgtgatgaatttggaatcaaacatcaattcttggccaaatacacacctcaatcaaatggccttgttgagagaaagaatataacactcattgatatggcaatgtctatgcttagtgagtataatgtgagtcattcattttgggtcaaagctatcaacacggcttgctattgtagcaaccgactctattgtcacccaatgatggagaaaacaccatatgagctattgaatggaagaaagcccaacattgcatactttagagtgtttggttgcaaatgttatatcttgaagaaaggcactagattgagcaagtttgaaaagaaatgtgatgaagggttcttacttggttactccactacaagcaaagcatatagagtttggaatttggctagtggtacactTGAGGAAgtccatgatgttgaatttgatgaaactaaaggctctcaagatgaagatgaaaatcatGATGATGTGAGAGGTCACCATTGGcaaatgcaatgaagaatatggatattggtgatatTAGGCCAAGAGAAGtggttgagattgaagatgacaaagatcaagtgctcactTCTCCAATTGTGCAAACTAGTGGTTCTCAAacacaagatcaacaagtggctagtacatcatctcaatccaatgatcaaattagtacaagcaatcaagttcaagtgctccaaccaaccaatattgcaagagatcatcccatAGATTAGATAGTTGGTGACATTCAAagtggtgtgcaaactagatcaagattggcatcctATTGTGAACATtattcatttgtgtcatccaatgAGCCAACCAAGATAGAAGATGctttgatggatgttgattgggtaaatgatatgcatgaagagctaaacaacttcacccgcaaccAAGTTTGGGAACTTGTTGAAAGGCCAAAGAACTACAATGTGATTGGTACAAGATGGGTCTTTCGCAACAAGAAAGATTAAGATGGCATAGTTgtgagaaacaaagcaagattggtagcacaaggatatacacaaattgaaggtcttgactttggagaaacatatgcaccggttgcaagactagaagcaattagaatcctattagcttatgcttgtgcccacaacatcaagctctatcaaatggatgtaaaaagtgcattcttaaatggatatatcaatgagttagtatatgttgagcaaccttccggttttgaagatgacaagaagcccaaccatgtttacaagctaaagaaggcattgtatggtttgaagcaagcacctagagcgtGGTATGAGACGTTGAGGGACTTTCTCCTTTCTAAAGggatcaagatgggaaaggttgacaccactcttttcaccaaaagGATAgataaggacttgtttgtgttgcaaatctatgttgatgatatcatatttggatcaaccaatcaagagttttgtgaagagtttgggaaaatGATGACAAGTGAATTTgaaatatccatgattggagaacttagttacttccttggtcttcaaataaagcaaatgaagaatgatactttcgtaagtcaaggcaagtacatcaaggacatgatcaataaGTTTGGATTGCAAGATGCTAAACCAATAAGTACACCCATGGGAACAAATGGacatttggatagtgatgctagtggtaatatgatggatcaaaagttatatcgatctatgattggaagtctactctatgtgaccgcttcaaggccagatgtcatgtttagtgtatgcatgtgtgcaagatttcaagcctcaccaagagaaagtcatttgaaggcaacaaagagaatattgaggtacttgaagcatacacaagacgttggattatggtatcccaagggGTCTAACTTTGAGctaattggatattcggactctgactatgctggttgcaaagtggatagaaagagcacatcgggcacatgtcaactattgggaaggtcacttgtatcttggtcatcaaagaagcaaaatagtgtagcactatcTACCACAAAAGGCCGAAtgcatatccgccggtagttgttgtgcataattaCTTTGCATGAAAGcaactttgaatgactttggagtCAGATTCACacaagtaccattgctatgtgataatgaaagtgcaatcaagctcaccaacaacccggttcatcattcaagaactaagcacattgaCATAAgacatcacttcataagagatcatcaaataAAAGGTGACATTGCaattgagagtgttggcaccgatgatcaacttgccgatatattcaccaagccacttgatgagaaaaggttttgcaagattaggaatgaattgaacatcctTGATTTCTCCAATAtgagttgatgcacccccacatatatgacatgcctcatcttcgagcaaagcaaggtaaaagttGTTTGGCATGCATACATATGTTGCTAAGGACTTGATTAGTGCATTTAGTCATACTTTGCACTTATTAGGCTCATTCCATATAAACAAATGTTTTTAATGTTTATATgtgccactattgcttctatgtttactatgatctagtggtagcatataacttgtttatgggcttgtgaacctagtgtttgatctagctaATATGTATCAAGTGTTTAattcaacattggcaagataaccattgcaagatgtgtgaagaagcttatcattggtttaaaccgagttaaatatcttataCATATTGTCTAGTTTAAACCAATTGAACTAATGATCCACTCCCAAGAACTTTACAAGTGGTATTCACTCTCTCTAGCTATTAATTGACTAACTCCACATAAAATTTGAGCCATATCTTTTGTGataatagatgacaaagggggagagattagtcacaaagatatgaaatagagTTTGCATAACAAAAGGGGAGAGATTtgacaaaagaaggggatcaattaaaatttgagcacacaagtagggggagcaagctcataaacttatttgttgcatttgtatgtgcactTACATATGGTTGCTTGCATTGCACAAGTTGTAAACTTCAagattcatgcttgtgtggtgtatgctagtaatagaacttgattgatgatttgaataCTAGCATGCTTAGGTAGCTACATATCTTGTTATTTtaacaagtggtactagagccttgcttctaatgttgatctcacgaggtttCTAGTTTGTGTTTATTTTACTAAGTTACTttacaagtgatatctagctaaccatggtgctaaggatagtgTATAtcggcaactctgattggtatcacgcttcaaaggtccattctttacaccttagcatcatttggtagtcattCACTCTCCCACATTTTATATCCAtccatatgtgcaagctttcaatccaaactcttagcacatatgtagggggagctaatgctaccaattcgggtttatgagacttgtccatatcctttacacatggtaaaatgcttgggcaagcaacatgaatccaaaagattttaattgaatatctttgtgaaaatgttgtcatcaattaccaaaaagggggagattgaaagcccaagtttggttttggctaattgatgaaacctaattgGACTAACCTATTTGCTAAGTGTGTAGTTGTGAGAGGTTAGATCCAAGATCAAGTGAAGTGCTCGGCCACACTTCTTATGTGGTCGGCAAGGCAATGGTGTGCTCGACCATGGTTCCTAGGTGGTCGGCAAGGCACTATGAGTGCTCGGCCGAAGATCTTTGGTGGTCGGCTGTGATTTGGAGTGATCGGCCATGATGATTAAGCActccaacttgaaaagaagaaagagaaaaacaaaaatgggctcaaggcaaaggtataaccataggagccatttttggtttggtggtcaagacactatagagagtgtgatcacatttaggatcgatagtcgtactattaagaggggagaatCTCGGTTAAtgcggttatcaagtgccactaggtgaaatcatacatgcatttgcattaggacctagtgtgctaacataaTACCCtttaaaatgattgtgaaaatgctaactcacTCACACATATAGTGGAACACTTGTGGAgatggcacatttgcaaaggggtTGAAGAAATGGTAAAGTGGTGCTCAATGAGTAGCACTGGACGCTGGCCCCGTCGGACCAGACGCATTCGGTGGCTAACCCTAGCCTCGGTCTCACTGAAGaagaagcaccgaacgctggccccatgggaccggacacgtccggtggcatacCCTAGGTGAAGGGCCACTGTGCAGAAGCACCGGATGCTGCCCCTCGGGCGCGACCGGATGTGACTCTACCAAGCAAACTCAATGGCATAGAaggcaccggacgctgggcgcgtccggtcaaggcgaccgaacgcatccggtcgtcAAAAATGGGATTTGGAACCTCTCTGAGTTACACCGGACGCTAAGGCGTAGCACGTCCGGTCTGtaaaccggatgcgtccgatgcaAACTCAGCAAGCACACGTGAGTAGTTGTTGCGCGCCAACAGTAATATTCAAACGGCTAGGACACGTGTCAATGGGTGATACACCGGACGCATaggcaccggacgcgtccggtgctaCCTACAGCATGTCCGGTGCACATGCAGTCAGCCCAATGAATTGGCCAACGGGTATGTTATTTGGAGGCGGTCTATAAATAGATGTTGGCTGGCTCTAGGGCAACACTCTTGGCATTTTGATATACTTGACATCCCTTTGAGCTAAGCatactccctcccactcatctccttgcttgatagtgcaaatcaaagtgagattgagtgattccaagtgcatttgcttgtgtggttgcatctagtggcacttggggatcgttttACTGtggttttattgttactcttggtggttgccaccacctagacggcttggagcagcggaggagcattggcatgagtcgatgattgttcgtggccatcacctggtgatttgtgaggggtattgcaCCTTCCCCGATGAAGAAGTCATAAGGTAGCTCTAAtacattgctcgtgtcattgagttaccttcaCTTGTGGctcggttcttgcggtgcccatttgttgggctaggtttgtgaaacacctatcaGCTGCCAAATCACCAAGTGtgtggttgacacaacggggacgtggcgtgccggcaagcatgtgaaccttgggagaaaatcattgtgtcaactttGTCTCCTTGGTTCATTTGGTATTCATATTGTGATCAATTGTCTCTTGCCGGCATTGGTAACTATATCTATCACTTGCATTACTTTCATATACTCTTGTGTAGTGATTGTTGTATTTCTTAGTATTTAATTCTTGCGTACTCACTTGTTTAGAGAGTAGCAACCTAGACATATCATTGTGTGCCATAGAGATCATAATATACTAGAATtgcttggataggtggcttgcaacacttaGTAGAGCTAGTGCAAAAAGATTTGCTTCTTAATTGACTAATTAAGTTGCTCTAAGTGTTTTGTAGAAtgtttattaggctattcacccccctctagccattaacaACCTTTTAGCTTGCGCCGCTGATGGTGCGCGCCCTTCCGATGTACAAGATGATGCCAGATTCCATGCCCGTAGGGACGGTGATGGTCGCCGGTGAGGCCCTCAACGTCGGTGAAGTGGagcaatgcatcaaggaggcaatggaatGCCCAACAGATCCGTTGGTGGATCTCGCCCTGGTGTACCGGGTTCTGGGGCATCCCGCGATGTGGCCAGACGTGGGTTTCGTCGAACTGGTAAGCCTTATTCGAGTTTCCCTCCTTAGTCGACCCTCCTCTGTTCTTAGATTCTAAGCGCCGGGATTTGCAGCCCGACCGCTTCGCCCGTGAGTCCAACTCGCCACTGCCAGAGGACACAGATAGGAGGGCGGTGAATTGCACCGTGGCCAAGGCGGCGAAGGTGAAGAAGGACTGGATGAAGGCAAAGAAAGCGGAGAGGGAGCGAGCGAAGCTACAGCGTGGAAAGCGCCAGCATGGctcggaggaggaggatgatgccaaggaggaagaagaggatgatgatgacgaagAGGAGGTAGGGGAACAAGGGGAAGGCCTTGGCAGCCTATCGTCCGCCGACTGGGCCCATTTCGAGTAGGAGGATGAGGGCCCATCCTCGCCGCCAATGGGGCCCTTCCCATTCCACGCCCCAGGGTAGGAGGGGGGACATGCCCCCAGAGATGACAGAGGCAGGCCACCCTGCTCCGTCTGAGTCCTCTGAGCCAAGGGAAGGCTCGAAGCGGCCGTGCACCGATGAGGATTGGTCAGGGTCAGAGGATCCGGCCCCAAAGCATGCCAAAATGGTGTCCTCAAGGTGAGTCAGAAAACATCTCATTGCTTCGCCATGTTGGTCTAGCTATTTCTCATCGTTGTTCCCCCCTGTAGGGTCGATGGACTCGGGGTCCCTCTGTGGCTGGCGCCCCAAAAGCACCTAGCGCTCCAGCAGCCGGGGTCGGGATCTGCCGATGCCGCGCAGGGGTTGATGGTTGAATCACTGACAGCGGTTCCCGTGCGCGCGTCATCACCGCCTACTGTACCGAGGCTAGCGGTCGAATCGCCAGCGCCGGTTATCATGCGCTCATCACCGCCGCCTGCTGCGCTAGGGCCAGCAGTCAAATCGCGGGTGCTAGTTCCCATGTGCATATTGCCGCCGCCTTCTGGCGACGGAGGGCCCACCCCTGGGGAAGTGCAGCCGACAAATGAGTCGGTGCAACCTGAGGGGACATCATCAGCCCCTGTCGGCCAGGCGTCTCCGGTAGGGATGGCTGATGTCCCCAACGGCGCAGGGCCATCGCTGTCCTTGGTATGGGTGGGCGGTGAGCCACACATGTGGGGAGGCCCTCGGATCCGCTGGGCTAATAGGCAGGATTCGAAAGCGACGGTCTTCGTCCTTGATGACAAGAAGGAGGTGAAAGACTACGAGAGCGTCCGCGGAGGGGTCGAGATCGTGGTCCACTCTCTGTCTGCCGTGATGGATGCTCTACACGACGTCGTCATCCCAGTGGGCCAGGTATGACCTGTTCGTGCCTCCGGGCTCTATTTTTTCTTTTGGTTTGCGCACTTCTAACCCGTGCTTTTCTCGCGGTCCGTTATGGATTGTAGTCAGGAGAAATCCCTGTTCCTCCATCGGGAGAGGGACGTATGGGATTATCTTGCCGAGGAGAGATAGTCACGTGAGAGGCTAGCCAAGGAGCTCGCCTCCTCCCCTCAGCAGCTGGCCGAGCACGCCTCCTCCCCTCAGCAGCTGACCTTCGGAACAGGGAAGCGGAGGCCCGTGAGCTCGCTCGCCAGGCTAAGGAGAAGCTAACGGTCCTGGCCGCCAAGGCCGGGGAAGATGTCGCGGAGCTTGGATGACTCCGCCCAGCACTCGACCTTGCCCGCCAAGAGACCACCGATGCTCGGAGCACGCTTGATGGTGAGCAAAAGTTGAAGGAAGGGGCTGAGGTCCTGTCCGCCGGCTTGGCCGAGGACGTTGGCATGCTTCGGGGGAAGAAGAAGGTCCTCGAGGACCAAGTGAACGGTGAGGCTTTGGTTACCTTTGTACTTGACATTTGTTTTTTGATGATTGTGGCCAATTTTTTGACGCGGCTGGCGCGTGGTCTGGACAGGTCTCGATGATCGTCTGGCGG is part of the Miscanthus floridulus cultivar M001 chromosome 9, ASM1932011v1, whole genome shotgun sequence genome and encodes:
- the LOC136479067 gene encoding uncharacterized protein; translated protein: MTQEIYRVEREGVDQEKGKKKKSVAFKAGTSSKSKGKSKKQVSSDDEETSDIDDEFLALFVRKFGKFMKKGYGARKRRDQTKSKDYVRRCYKCKSKDHIVVDCPYNSDDNEEEKKKGKKEKKEKKLSFTKKKGGSYVVTWDSDASLDDDDSSDDEKKTSKKKVQCNESDSSDSESDDEEHSKEDLMYMLEQAHTCFEMKRKECKELHKKLKALEQSFDELNATHEGLMEVHEKLSKANKKLEKAHSSLLEQNKDKIVHLHFYFTY